The genomic window CTATGCTTTTGGTTTTGTCTATTAGGTTGCTGTCAAAAGGTTGAAAAGAAAGTTTTGTTTCTGGGAAGAATACACAAATGTAAGAGAAGTTAAGGTATGTGCAACATTAAACTTTTTTTGTTATAAAGGTGGCTTTAATTCGTTTTTAAAACTGTAATAACAATTTTGCATTTAAATGTTAACATTTCTCCACTGAAGCACATTGCATTCCTTTTGCAGGCCCTCCGTAAGATGAATCACCCAAATATCATAAAATTGAGAGAGGTTATAAGCGAGAATAATGAATTGTTTTTCATTTTTGACTACATGGTAAGTAAATAAATAGTTATTCTtcattgtgtgtgtgtgtgtgtatgtgtatatatatgatcTATTTGCCATAttatattcttttaattttgaattatttATTACTTATTATGTAAGACCAGAAGATGATATGCAAAACGgatatatttttattatgaaaAAGTTAAAAGGATAAAAATTGATGGAGGAGAGAATGGGAGGATTACAAATTGAAGGAAATGGTATTGTCTGAGAAATATTCTTCTATAAAAGATTGTTGCCCATGAATTGAGGACGTCAAATTAGTGAATGAATGAATTACCTAAAATCAATAATGATACACTTTGCTTGTAAGATGCAATAGTGTTAGTGTGTTAATGGGCTCCTTTtgcaagaaaaatattttctggaAAATTGACCCTATATTATTTAATGAAGGTTAGATGGAGGACTGTATTACCATTTTTCTTTACCAGCTAGTTCTTGACATTAGATTTCATCTTTTCAGGACTGTAATCTTTATCAATTAATAAAAGACAGAGAAAAGCCCTTTTCAGAGGAAGGGATAAGGCGCTTCATGAAGCAAGTGCTACAAGGACTTAGCCACATGCACAAGAGAGGATTCTTTCATCGGGATTTAAAACCTGGTAAATCATGTAATTccatttttgtaaatcttgtggTATACTGTTGAGCACTTgagtttaaaaaataataagGGTTTTGATTTAGTATTGATGTTTTCTTCTAAACAGAGAATTTGCTCGTGACAAATGATGTTATTAAAATTGCTGATTTTGGCTTGGCTAGAGAAGTATCGTCGATGCCTCCTTACACTCAATATGTTTCTACCCGGTGGTGAGTCTCTTTTGTTTCATCATTTTTTCTGCCTTTTTTCTGTAAATCAAATTATCTATGCACATATTGGGATTTGGGATTAACATCAATAATTTTGGGTCTGGCTGAAGTACCTAACTTTTtagaagatattttttatttacttttttattaaGATCATTTTCTTGGGATTTCAGGTACCGAGCTCCTGAAGTTTTGTTACAATCCCCATGTTATACTCCTGCTGTTGGTAGGCATTTGTCTGCTTTTGAATTTAGGATTTAATCCATTTTACGTTTGTTGCAATCCATagatagattttttattttattttatattttcattttgtatGTGGAAGGTTTCAGAGTGTCTTGGGGTTAGATTTTGGGAGCCATCAATAGTGACTCAAAATGGTTTTGGCAGGAAGAACTACTCTTGGGGTCTCCCAAAAAACTAACACAAACACTCCATTTTCTGGGCACAATTTGTTGAGCCCATTACTTATGGCTAAATTGTTAAGGATGACTTATTTGTAGATTCCCTGTCAATTGTATTTGCTGTTTATCCAGCTAAGGTTTTATGTGATATCCACCTCAGTTTTTGTCTCCTGCAATTAAGGtggtatttttatatttatgaacAACACAGATGGTTCTTACATTCCCATATTTGAGAGGAAGTTATCACAATTAATTTTTGCGAATTATTGTTGCTCGATATCCATTCATTGCTGGACAACATTATAATTATTAAGATTCTTGGAAATCAATCTCTATAACTTTGAAAATACATATTTGGAAATTCAAATCTTCCTCTGAAGTCAAAGCTTTTGTTTTCACAAATGCATATTCAGACCTTCACTTTCACCTTTGAAATTACACATACCCCTGTATCTACGAATTGACTTCTGTGTATTCAAATGGACATATTACATTGATGTTCATAATTTGCATAGTTAAACTTATTTGGCATTTATGCTATCAAACCATAGATGATATTATTGTTGTTTTTCTTCTTGAGGTAGTGACTAATGAATAGAAATCATTTTGCAGACATGTGGGCAGTTGGTGCAATATTAGCTGAGCTTTTCACTTTGACCCCCATATTTCCGGGTGAAAGGTATATTATTTTACCTTGGACCCATGCTGTTTCACTATGTTTGTCGTGCTTTTATTTCTGCCTCGGTTTCACTTTCAATAATTTGAAATATTTGGTTGTCGCTGTGGAGCATAATAATGAAATATTCAATATTCCTGATTGTGATAGCTATTTATTTATGGCAATGATTTTTATAGTTAAGGTGTTTTTAGATGCATTTTTTTATATCAAATGTTCTTTGGTGTGTATGTATTTCTCTCTTTATAAAGTCGTATCTTGGCATATATGTGAAACTTTCTTCCATTGTAAGTTATAGTTGATATGGTaactaaaatctttttcaaaagaatgAATTGTTTTGTTTTGTCATGTTGTGCATTTCTATAAACAATCTGTTAGGCTTCTATTGGTTCTTACAGAGCTCTTTTTACGTCATTGATAGTGAGATAGATCAAATGTACAAAATATACCATGTTCTTGGTACCCCAGATTTAGCTGCTTTCCCCATGGGCACAAACAATTCTCTGCTGTTGGAACTTGTAGGTCATGAATTTGTAAGTATTCATGTAAAATGAATCTGGTTGTGTAATATTACTCAAGTttgtcatatttttttatttcatcacTATTTCATGATTTCTTAATTTCCCTAATGGTTTGGGCAGGTTCCACCTATGAAGCTTTCTGATATCATTCCAAATGCTAGCTTGGAAGCTATAGATTTTATCTCAGTAATTTCTTGTCACTTTGTGAACTTTACAATACTGAAGTTTATGACTTACTGTTGACACTGTTAATAGTGCTATCTGTTAATATTTGCTGC from Arachis ipaensis cultivar K30076 chromosome B09, Araip1.1, whole genome shotgun sequence includes these protein-coding regions:
- the LOC107617915 gene encoding serine/threonine-protein kinase MHK, which produces MERYKILKELGDGSCGHVYKAHDTRTNEIVAVKRLKRKFCFWEEYTNVREVKALRKMNHPNIIKLREVISENNELFFIFDYMDCNLYQLIKDREKPFSEEGIRRFMKQVLQGLSHMHKRGFFHRDLKPENLLVTNDVIKIADFGLAREVSSMPPYTQYVSTRWYRAPEVLLQSPCYTPAVDMWAVGAILAELFTLTPIFPGESEIDQMYKIYHVLGTPDLAAFPMGTNNSLLLELVGHEFVPPMKLSDIIPNASLEAIDFISQLLSWDPSRRPDANQSLQHPFFQVDTWVPSSLHARDPLELKLSSKRAKPNLELKLQDFGPDPDDCFLGLTLAVKPSVPNLDLVHNVSEGMGENMLFCSDFKDHSDQSVFWTLLSPDQNGVQNSAETSLSLSLSYSSVQHSPIGVPQSTGFSFQPMQPNILTTPFLALSSPFQRGHCL